Proteins encoded by one window of Methylovirgula ligni:
- a CDS encoding formate dehydrogenase subunit delta has protein sequence MSHDTHSTSHTLERLIYMANQIGSFFATQGHDKEVAGVADHIAKFWNSRMQKQVFVHLAGGGEGLMPNVREAFQVLERQQQQQAAAQQQ, from the coding sequence ATGTCGCATGATACGCATTCCACGTCGCACACGCTCGAACGGCTGATCTATATGGCCAACCAGATCGGCAGCTTCTTCGCCACACAGGGGCACGATAAGGAGGTCGCCGGCGTCGCGGACCATATTGCGAAATTCTGGAATTCGCGGATGCAAAAGCAGGTCTTCGTTCATCTCGCCGGCGGCGGCGAGGGCCTAATGCCCAACGTGAGGGAAGCCTTCCAGGTGCTCGAACGCCAGCAGCAACAGCAGGCCGCCGCGCAACAGCAGTAA
- a CDS encoding helix-turn-helix domain-containing protein, protein MISDFGLPQLGYTPAHIIQRRPAAWCGLRAEAIELLESQPYEYAFQAPVHLLIMAERSERSDGETCLEGLPRSRLRELSRRMTFVPAGHCFRGWQKPRVMTRVNLFYIDPRGPCLDPELGFDRTEFQPRLFFFDPDLWATALKLKAQITAPSAVSSPYVEALGEVLCHELIRLNGTKVPPRAGRQTGLAPWQEKRVADYIEARLDGRLTIADMAACVHLSPFHFSRAFKQSFGMPPHRYHMMRRVEAAKALLNTTKTPMTEIALRLGFSEASSLSAGFRRMTGVSPSAYRRIAG, encoded by the coding sequence ATGATTTCTGACTTCGGCTTGCCGCAGCTTGGTTATACGCCTGCACATATTATCCAGCGCCGACCCGCCGCGTGGTGCGGGTTGCGCGCCGAGGCCATCGAGCTCCTCGAATCCCAGCCCTATGAATATGCATTTCAAGCGCCTGTCCACCTGTTGATCATGGCCGAGCGCTCCGAGCGCTCCGATGGCGAGACGTGCCTCGAAGGCTTGCCGCGATCGCGATTGCGGGAATTGTCACGGCGGATGACCTTCGTGCCCGCGGGCCATTGTTTTCGCGGCTGGCAGAAGCCGCGCGTGATGACCCGCGTGAATCTCTTTTACATTGATCCACGCGGTCCCTGCCTCGATCCCGAGCTCGGCTTTGATCGTACCGAATTCCAGCCGCGGCTGTTCTTCTTCGACCCGGATCTCTGGGCGACGGCGCTCAAGCTCAAGGCGCAGATCACCGCGCCCAGTGCCGTCTCAAGCCCCTATGTCGAGGCGCTCGGCGAGGTTCTGTGCCATGAACTGATCCGCCTCAACGGCACGAAGGTGCCGCCGCGCGCGGGCCGCCAGACTGGCCTTGCGCCCTGGCAGGAGAAACGGGTCGCCGACTATATCGAGGCACGGCTCGACGGGCGGCTGACGATCGCCGATATGGCGGCGTGCGTGCATCTCAGCCCGTTCCATTTTTCGCGTGCCTTCAAACAATCCTTCGGCATGCCGCCGCACCGCTATCACATGATGCGTCGCGTGGAGGCGGCCAAGGCGCTGCTCAACACGACGAAAACGCCGATGACGGAAATCGCGCTGCGGCTCGGCTTCAGCGAGGCGAGTTCGCTCAGCGCCGGCTTCCGCCGCATGACGGGCGTGAGCCCCAGCGCTTATCGGCGGATCGCGGGCTGA
- the fdhD gene encoding formate dehydrogenase accessory sulfurtransferase FdhD: protein MSDETDAPEPLPAPAVSVPCLAQRGGVSFATARIVPDEQAIAFTYNGSTHAVMMATPADLEDFAVGFALTEELIEDRSEIENLEIVPTPLGIELRVWLKGDRAETYAKRRRSMAGPTGCGLCGIESLEAAMRPLPQVTAATKFSSQAIIAAMASLDPAQVLNAETHAVHGAGFWTEREGLIALREDVGRHNALDKLVGALVRAGRTAADGLVLMTSRVSIELIQKAARLNAPVLVAVSAPTAAAIRLADEAGMTLIAVARRQDFEVFTHPERLTETSRQAASNVA from the coding sequence ATGAGCGACGAGACGGACGCCCCGGAACCCCTGCCCGCCCCGGCGGTCAGTGTTCCCTGCCTCGCGCAGCGCGGCGGCGTCTCCTTCGCGACGGCCCGCATCGTCCCGGATGAGCAGGCGATTGCCTTCACCTATAATGGCTCGACCCATGCGGTGATGATGGCGACGCCCGCCGATCTTGAGGATTTCGCGGTTGGCTTCGCGCTGACTGAAGAACTGATCGAAGACCGCAGCGAGATCGAAAATCTTGAGATCGTCCCGACGCCGCTGGGCATCGAACTGCGTGTCTGGCTGAAGGGCGACCGCGCCGAGACCTATGCCAAGCGCCGGCGCAGCATGGCGGGGCCGACCGGCTGCGGCCTCTGCGGCATTGAAAGCCTGGAGGCGGCCATGCGGCCGCTGCCGCAGGTGACGGCGGCGACGAAATTCTCGTCGCAGGCGATCATCGCGGCGATGGCCTCCCTCGACCCTGCGCAGGTGCTGAACGCGGAAACGCACGCGGTCCACGGTGCCGGCTTCTGGACCGAACGCGAGGGCCTTATCGCCCTGCGCGAGGACGTCGGGCGCCACAATGCGCTCGACAAGCTTGTCGGCGCCCTCGTTCGCGCCGGCCGCACCGCCGCGGACGGCCTCGTGCTCATGACCAGCCGCGTTTCCATCGAACTGATCCAGAAGGCCGCGCGGCTCAACGCGCCCGTGCTTGTCGCCGTCTCCGCCCCGACTGCGGCGGCGATCCGCCTCGCCGACGAAGCGGGGATGACGCTTATCGCCGTCGCCCGGCGGCAGGACTTTGAAGTATTCACTCACCCCGAGAGATTGACTGAAACCTCCCGCCAGGCCGCATCAAATGTCGCATGA